Proteins found in one Microbacterium sp. LWS13-1.2 genomic segment:
- a CDS encoding ABC transporter permease, with the protein MKFYARRIAFYVVTLWATISLNFLLPRLLPGDPADILLAKMQRAGGELTETTVRNIKALLGGDSSSMWEQYVAYWGRMLQGDLGVSVTKYPTPVTELIAAALPWTVILVGLATVISFVLGVGIGAWVGWRRGTWVDHLVPFTTVLQSIPYFWLALVLVAIFSVALGVFPIFGGYDVWAFPDGPEWSWEFIGSAIYHGFLPALTIVLSSVGGWLLGMRNMMVSTVSEDYIVTAEAKGLKPMRILRTYATRNAAIPSIAGFSISLGFVVAGSIVMEQVFTYPGIGKLMIQSVQNSDYALMQGVFLVITVAVLAANFIMDIVYGFIDPRARHNV; encoded by the coding sequence ATGAAGTTCTATGCGCGGCGGATCGCGTTCTACGTGGTGACACTGTGGGCGACGATCTCCCTCAACTTCCTCCTGCCGAGGCTTCTGCCCGGTGACCCCGCCGACATCCTCCTCGCGAAGATGCAGCGGGCGGGCGGCGAGCTCACCGAGACCACCGTCCGCAACATCAAGGCCCTGCTCGGCGGCGACTCGTCGTCGATGTGGGAGCAGTACGTCGCGTACTGGGGCCGGATGCTCCAGGGCGACCTGGGCGTCTCGGTCACGAAGTACCCGACCCCGGTGACCGAGCTCATCGCCGCCGCCCTGCCATGGACGGTGATCCTGGTGGGCCTCGCCACCGTGATCTCGTTCGTGCTCGGCGTCGGGATCGGCGCCTGGGTGGGCTGGCGGCGAGGCACCTGGGTGGACCACCTCGTGCCCTTCACGACCGTGCTGCAGTCGATCCCGTACTTCTGGCTGGCACTGGTGCTGGTCGCGATCTTCTCGGTCGCGCTCGGCGTCTTCCCGATCTTCGGCGGATACGACGTGTGGGCGTTCCCCGACGGCCCGGAGTGGAGCTGGGAGTTCATCGGCAGCGCGATCTATCACGGGTTCCTCCCGGCCCTCACGATCGTGCTGAGCTCGGTCGGCGGCTGGCTGCTCGGCATGCGCAACATGATGGTGTCGACCGTGTCGGAGGACTACATCGTCACGGCCGAGGCCAAGGGACTGAAGCCGATGCGCATCCTCCGCACATATGCCACGCGCAACGCGGCGATCCCGTCCATCGCGGGCTTCAGCATCTCGCTCGGCTTCGTCGTGGCCGGCTCCATCGTGATGGAACAAGTGTTCACCTACCCCGGGATCGGCAAGCTCATGATCCAGTCCGTGCAGAACAGCGACTACGCGCTGATGCAGGGCGTGTTCCTCGTGATCACGGTCGCGGTGCTCGCGGCGAACTTCATCATGGACATCGTCTACGGATTCATCGACCCGAGAGCGCGTCACAATGTCTGA